In the genome of Hyphomicrobiales bacterium, the window AACCCTTCCAGCCGGCACACGGTCGGCTTGCGCGCGTCCTTGCGAACGTCCTTGCCAGCGGTGCTATCGCTGGCAAGGACATCGACGAGGTCGTCGTAGATTTGGAAGGCGACGCCGATGCGCCGACCGGCGGCGGCCAGATTTCTGGTATCGGTCCGGCCGAGGGATTGCGCGACGAGGCAGGGAGCCGCGAGTGACAGCGCAAAAAGGGCGCCCGTCTTGCGGGCATAGACGTCCAGGACTGCGTCGGTATCAATTGCCGCATCGGCCTCGAGATCGTCCTGCTGCCCGCCACACAGGCCCGGTGCGCCCATCGCTTCGGCAAGGTGAGCGACGATCGCCGATCGGGTCTCGCCTGAAAGCGCGCTGGCCGACGCGATCACCTCGTAGCTCTTGGCCACGAGCGAGACCGCTGCCAGGATCGCGGTTGCCTCGCCGAAGACGCGGTGCGTCGCCGGCTGGTGACGGCGCTTGGCGGCATCGTCCATACACGGAACGTCGTCGAGAACCAGCGAAGCCGCATGGATCAACTCGACCGCGACCGCCGGTGCCAGCACGGCCCCCTCGTCCAATCCGAGG includes:
- a CDS encoding polyprenyl synthetase family protein, with the protein product MRQTTDIEAGAVCADRFSRWQHQVDVGLDEAIEAHSGVPARLADAMRHAALARGKRVRAVLMLALANDLGLDEGAVLAPAVAVELIHAASLVLDDVPCMDDAAKRRHQPATHRVFGEATAILAAVSLVAKSYEVIASASALSGETRSAIVAHLAEAMGAPGLCGGQQDDLEADAAIDTDAVLDVYARKTGALFALSLAAPCLVAQSLGRTDTRNLAAAGRRIGVAFQIYDDLVDVLASDSTAGKDVRKDARKPTVCRLEGFDGALGRADAEIMAALREIGSQAGDGAATAFISRMVSQARERVGLGPGHGSG